The Peribacillus simplex genome contains a region encoding:
- a CDS encoding phosphatase PAP2 family protein, with protein MKLKQQLTIAFIISALSLIGFSFMAFTISANEYLKFDEDVISLVQGIESPHLTDIMKFFTYIGSTGSIIILSLVILFFLYTVLKHRLELILFTAVMVGSPLLNLMVKLIFQRARPDLHRLIEIGGYSFPSGHAMNAFSLYGILTFLLWRHITARWARILLILFSMMMILSIGISRIYLGVHYPSDIIAGYLAGGCWIAISIWFFQRYQDRRKNKGR; from the coding sequence ATGAAATTAAAGCAGCAATTAACCATTGCCTTTATAATTAGTGCACTTTCTTTAATCGGGTTCAGTTTCATGGCATTTACCATAAGTGCAAATGAATACCTGAAATTTGATGAAGATGTGATTTCCTTGGTGCAGGGAATTGAATCTCCCCATCTGACGGACATCATGAAGTTCTTTACCTACATAGGTTCAACCGGTTCCATCATCATCCTTTCCTTGGTCATTTTATTTTTCTTATATACGGTTTTGAAGCATCGTCTGGAACTAATCCTATTCACTGCAGTCATGGTTGGTTCACCTCTTCTCAATTTGATGGTTAAGCTAATCTTTCAACGCGCCCGGCCCGATTTACATCGGCTCATCGAAATAGGGGGGTACAGTTTCCCTAGTGGACATGCCATGAATGCATTCTCTTTATACGGTATTCTCACGTTTCTGTTATGGCGTCACATAACGGCTAGGTGGGCAAGAATACTATTGATTCTGTTCAGCATGATGATGATCCTCTCGATCGGTATAAGCCGGATATATTTAGGGGTCCATTATCCTAGTGATATCATTGCCGGATATTTGGCGGGGGGGTGTTGGATTGCGATTTCCATTTGGTTTTTCCAAAGGTATCAAGACCGGCGGAAGAACAAAGGTCGTTAA
- a CDS encoding Ger(x)C family spore germination protein: MNRKKLILSLMVICTTFTSGCWDKTELNEMAIVSAVGLDRNKEGKLVGTFQIINPSNVAGALQGGGGTNPPISIYRATGDNVLELDSIASTKISRDMYFAHANLVVIGEELAKEEGLNNIFDAFERSPEFRATTRIVIARGVKARDIVEALTAIDKVSAEKVIKTIETTEKTQGKNISINLQEVIKNLLSTGKEPIISGFTVRGNTGKEDKMENTMSSDIVANPNAAGIGVLKDGKLIDWLDGDKAIGSMWVLDRIENTNSNLDWEGKKDAITYQVIRQKTSISVKMENGKPKVFIKARAEGDIREANVPLNLTDTHVLIDLEKKLAKDLKKTMEDAIVRAQKNKSDIFGFGEIMHENHPKEWKKIEKNWDDVSFPKLEVDVQAETFIRRTGLRNKPYLSNLKKNDQ, encoded by the coding sequence ATGAATCGTAAAAAGCTAATTCTGTCTTTGATGGTGATCTGTACTACATTCACCTCAGGCTGTTGGGATAAAACAGAGTTAAACGAAATGGCCATCGTCTCGGCGGTTGGACTCGACAGAAATAAAGAAGGAAAGTTAGTGGGAACGTTCCAAATCATTAATCCAAGCAATGTAGCGGGAGCTCTTCAGGGCGGCGGCGGAACAAATCCACCGATATCCATTTATAGGGCGACCGGAGATAATGTGCTTGAACTGGATAGTATCGCTTCAACTAAAATCTCGCGGGATATGTATTTCGCCCATGCCAACTTGGTTGTCATCGGTGAGGAACTAGCAAAAGAAGAGGGCCTCAACAATATTTTCGATGCATTTGAGCGCTCACCGGAATTCCGGGCAACTACGAGGATCGTGATCGCCAGGGGTGTAAAAGCCAGGGATATTGTCGAAGCGTTAACCGCAATCGATAAGGTATCTGCTGAGAAAGTCATTAAGACGATTGAAACCACTGAAAAAACCCAGGGGAAAAATATTAGCATCAATCTCCAAGAAGTGATCAAGAATCTGCTTAGTACCGGGAAAGAACCGATAATAAGTGGTTTTACCGTGAGAGGAAACACAGGTAAAGAGGATAAAATGGAAAATACCATGTCCTCGGATATTGTAGCAAACCCTAATGCAGCAGGAATAGGTGTTTTAAAAGATGGGAAATTGATTGACTGGCTGGATGGTGATAAGGCAATAGGATCTATGTGGGTATTGGATAGGATCGAAAATACCAATTCAAACCTTGATTGGGAGGGTAAAAAAGACGCAATCACCTATCAGGTCATTCGTCAAAAAACCAGCATTTCGGTGAAAATGGAAAATGGAAAACCCAAGGTATTTATAAAGGCCCGTGCAGAAGGAGATATCCGCGAAGCGAATGTTCCTTTAAATCTAACCGATACGCATGTTCTGATAGATCTTGAAAAGAAGTTAGCGAAAGACCTGAAGAAGACGATGGAAGATGCGATCGTTCGGGCACAAAAAAATAAATCAGATATTTTTGGCTTTGGTGAAATCATGCACGAAAACCACCCTAAAGAATGGAAGAAAATCGAAAAGAACTGGGACGATGTTTCTTTTCCTAAACTGGAAGTAGATGTGCAGGCAGAAACTTTCATTCGCCGTACCGGATTACGTAATAAGCCATATCTTTCGAATTTAAAAAAGAATGATCAATAA
- a CDS encoding cytochrome P450, giving the protein MMKEVIAVKEITRFKTRTEEFSPYAWCKRMLENDPVSYHEGTDTWNVFKYEDVKRVLSDYKHFSSVRKRTTISVGTDSDEGSVPEKIQITEADPPEHRKRRSLLAAAFTPRSLQNWEPRIQEIADELIGEMDEDTEIDIVQSLASPLPIIVMSDLMGVPSKDRLLFKKWVDILFLPFDKEKQEEVNELKQVAAKEYYQYLYPIVVQKRLNPADDIISDLLKSEVDGEMFTDDEVVRTTMLILGAGVETTSHLLANSFYSLLYDDKEVYQELHENLDLVPEAVEEMLRFRFNLIKLDRTVKEDNDLLGVELKEGDNVVVWMSAANLDEEMFEDPFTLNIHRPNNKKHLTFGNGPHFCLGAPLARLEAKIALTAFLKKFKHIEAVPSFQLEENLTDSATGQTLTSLPLRAFPIV; this is encoded by the coding sequence ATCATGAAAGAAGTTATTGCAGTAAAAGAAATTACTAGGTTTAAAACACGAACGGAGGAATTTAGTCCGTATGCTTGGTGCAAACGGATGCTAGAAAATGACCCCGTGAGCTATCACGAAGGAACGGATACGTGGAATGTTTTTAAATATGAAGATGTGAAGCGGGTTCTTAGTGATTATAAACATTTTTCAAGTGTTCGGAAACGGACTACCATATCGGTTGGAACGGATAGTGATGAAGGTTCTGTGCCTGAAAAGATCCAAATAACTGAAGCTGATCCACCTGAGCATAGAAAACGCCGTTCGCTGCTGGCCGCAGCCTTCACACCTAGAAGTCTTCAAAACTGGGAACCTCGCATTCAGGAAATTGCAGATGAATTGATCGGGGAAATGGATGAGGACACGGAAATCGATATTGTGCAATCATTGGCGAGTCCGCTTCCGATCATTGTCATGTCGGATTTGATGGGCGTTCCCTCGAAAGATCGTTTATTGTTTAAGAAATGGGTGGATATCTTATTCCTTCCGTTTGATAAAGAAAAACAAGAAGAAGTAAATGAATTGAAGCAAGTGGCAGCAAAAGAATACTATCAGTATTTGTATCCGATTGTTGTGCAAAAACGATTAAACCCGGCAGATGATATCATCTCAGATCTATTGAAGTCAGAAGTGGATGGGGAAATGTTTACGGATGATGAGGTTGTCCGGACGACCATGCTGATTTTAGGAGCGGGGGTCGAGACAACAAGTCATTTACTGGCCAATAGCTTTTATTCCTTGCTATATGATGACAAAGAAGTTTATCAAGAGTTGCATGAAAACCTGGATCTGGTTCCGGAGGCCGTCGAAGAAATGCTCCGTTTCCGATTCAATCTTATTAAATTGGATCGCACCGTAAAGGAAGATAACGATCTATTGGGAGTGGAATTGAAAGAAGGCGATAACGTGGTTGTTTGGATGAGCGCAGCTAATTTGGACGAAGAGATGTTTGAAGATCCTTTCACCCTTAATATCCATCGCCCTAATAATAAGAAACACCTTACCTTCGGAAATGGCCCTCATTTCTGCCTGGGAGCGCCGTTGGCCAGACTCGAAGCAAAGATTGCGCTTACTGCATTCCTGAAGAAATTCAAACATATTGAAGCGGTGCCATCATTCCAGTTAGAAGAGAATCTTACCGATTCAGCGACCGGGCAAACTTTGACATCCCTGCCGCTTAGGGCGTTCCCTATAGTTTAA
- a CDS encoding spore germination protein: MASFFKQKRQVKQQREKKKEDENQSKSKTPDYIESSISANLEIVKKKTGNSPDIIIRTLKIGQNPEMKTTILYVQGLVDNPSVTDFLIESIMKNPHLAEKMLPHEALDIISEDVVSLGGVETVKDWEKLFLSLLSGDSIIFVDGINIALVASTRGGEKRSIQEPSTHLTVRGSREGFTESNGTNIAMLRRIINTPDLWIESMKIGTVTKTDVSIMYINGIVKEGIVEEAKKRLNRINIDSILESGYIEQLIEDQVMTPFPTLNHTERPDMVAGNLLEGRVAIFVNGSPFVLIAPALFVQFFQSVEDYYNRFDIASATRFLRIIVFIISIVGPAVYVAATTFHQEMIPTKLLVIVAAQRETVPLPAVIEALLMEMTFEILREASLRMPKAVGSTMSIVGALVIGQAAVQAGIVSPAMVIIVSITAIASFATPSYSIAISARIVRFGFIICAGTLGFYGMILAFFILIVHLCSLRSLGVPYMTPLAPLNPEGLGDTFFRRPMWAFKERPKLLSNENNLIREGDNQRPLPPESRGMKTSDGKKGEGNES; the protein is encoded by the coding sequence ATGGCTTCTTTTTTCAAACAAAAGAGACAAGTGAAGCAACAACGTGAAAAGAAAAAGGAAGATGAAAATCAATCCAAAAGCAAAACGCCTGATTATATTGAAAGTTCCATTTCTGCCAATCTGGAAATCGTGAAGAAAAAGACGGGAAACAGTCCGGACATCATTATCCGAACGTTGAAAATCGGTCAAAATCCGGAGATGAAAACAACTATCTTGTATGTGCAAGGCCTGGTTGATAATCCAAGCGTTACGGACTTTTTAATTGAGTCAATCATGAAAAATCCTCATCTAGCAGAAAAAATGCTTCCACATGAAGCATTGGATATAATCTCAGAAGACGTGGTTTCCCTCGGGGGTGTAGAAACCGTCAAGGATTGGGAAAAGTTGTTTTTGTCATTATTATCAGGGGATAGCATCATTTTTGTTGATGGAATAAACATCGCCCTGGTTGCCAGTACAAGAGGAGGAGAAAAGCGCTCGATTCAGGAGCCAAGCACGCATTTGACTGTCCGGGGATCAAGAGAAGGGTTTACGGAATCGAATGGAACGAACATCGCCATGTTACGCCGGATCATCAATACCCCGGATTTATGGATAGAGTCTATGAAAATTGGCACGGTGACAAAAACGGACGTTTCCATCATGTATATAAATGGAATTGTCAAAGAAGGGATTGTCGAGGAGGCCAAGAAGCGCTTAAATCGAATTAACATCGATAGCATTCTTGAATCAGGATATATTGAACAATTGATAGAAGACCAGGTCATGACCCCCTTCCCAACCCTTAACCATACAGAAAGACCGGATATGGTCGCAGGAAATCTTCTGGAAGGAAGAGTGGCGATATTCGTTAATGGATCGCCTTTCGTCTTGATAGCCCCGGCATTATTCGTACAGTTTTTCCAATCTGTCGAAGACTACTATAATCGCTTCGACATTGCTTCAGCCACACGTTTTTTACGGATCATCGTTTTCATTATTTCTATTGTCGGACCGGCTGTCTATGTTGCAGCCACGACTTTTCATCAGGAAATGATCCCAACGAAGTTGCTGGTCATCGTAGCGGCCCAAAGGGAAACGGTTCCTTTGCCTGCCGTCATTGAAGCGCTTCTCATGGAAATGACCTTCGAAATATTACGGGAAGCAAGTCTTCGGATGCCAAAGGCTGTTGGTTCGACCATGTCCATTGTCGGAGCATTGGTCATCGGGCAAGCGGCTGTCCAGGCTGGTATCGTATCGCCGGCAATGGTCATCATCGTCTCGATCACGGCGATTGCCAGTTTTGCAACCCCTTCTTATTCCATAGCGATTTCTGCCCGCATTGTGCGGTTCGGATTCATCATTTGTGCCGGCACTTTAGGCTTTTATGGGATGATTTTAGCCTTTTTCATCCTTATTGTTCATTTATGCAGCCTGCGTTCACTTGGAGTTCCTTATATGACACCGCTCGCCCCTCTGAATCCGGAAGGGCTGGGCGACACATTTTTCAGAAGACCTATGTGGGCTTTCAAGGAAAGGCCAAAATTATTATCCAACGAAAATAACCTGATAAGGGAAGGCGATAATCAAAGACCCCTGCCTCCTGAATCGCGTGGAATGAAAACTTCTGACGGGAAAAAAGGTGAAGGCAATGAATCGTAA
- a CDS encoding DUF4083 family protein produces the protein MSSGFNIADMIYQLICLVFLILIIVGTVSLFRSMKQRKTRLDIMEKKMDDLHEMIKRGKN, from the coding sequence GTGAGTAGTGGTTTTAATATTGCCGATATGATATACCAATTGATTTGCCTTGTATTTCTAATCCTGATCATTGTTGGGACCGTATCTCTTTTCCGTTCCATGAAGCAACGTAAAACCAGACTGGATATCATGGAAAAAAAAATGGATGATTTACATGAAATGATTAAAAGGGGTAAAAATTGA
- a CDS encoding DedA family protein, producing MENWITEFMNDFGYMGIFLLIALENIFPPIPSEVILTFGGFMTTTANMTIMGVVIASTIGSVAGAVVLYGIGLLLDVKVIEKFVERWGHILRLTVSDVHKANSWFDKYGSWTVFFCRLVPLIRSLISIPAGMSHMSFWLFLLYTTSGTLIWNIILVNIGAAVGSSWEDIVGYMDIYSNIVYAILALLFIIFVVLIFRRNKGKV from the coding sequence ATGGAAAACTGGATTACGGAATTCATGAATGATTTTGGATATATGGGAATCTTTCTTTTGATAGCATTGGAAAATATTTTCCCGCCGATCCCGTCTGAGGTCATTCTTACTTTTGGCGGTTTCATGACGACAACAGCGAACATGACGATAATGGGCGTCGTGATCGCATCGACAATAGGGTCAGTGGCAGGGGCAGTCGTCCTTTATGGAATTGGTTTACTTCTTGATGTGAAGGTCATTGAAAAGTTCGTGGAAAGATGGGGCCATATTCTTAGGTTAACGGTATCGGACGTCCATAAGGCGAATTCATGGTTTGACAAGTACGGTTCATGGACCGTGTTTTTCTGCAGATTGGTTCCGCTGATCAGAAGCCTGATTTCGATTCCGGCAGGCATGTCCCATATGAGCTTTTGGCTCTTTCTGCTTTACACAACATCCGGAACATTGATTTGGAACATCATCTTAGTGAATATCGGGGCAGCTGTTGGATCTTCATGGGAAGATATTGTAGGGTATATGGACATTTATTCAAATATCGTTTATGCGATATTGGCCTTGCTATTCATTATTTTCGTTGTTTTGATTTTTAGAAGGAATAAAGGCAAAGTATAA
- a CDS encoding GerAB/ArcD/ProY family transporter produces MEKAKISAYQLFVLIFLFEMGSALLVPLAGEAKQAAWLVILIAMIGGFLLFFIYYGLFQYYPDQLLTEFVKQILGNFLGRIVAFLYILYFIYLSARVLRDFGDTLLTFAYPHIPLFVANAAFILVVVYTVRKGIEVLARTGELFFVLENLLLMTFMLLIIASGMIHLNNLKPIFEISGTEMLKMGFTKTVFFPFGELIVFLMIFPYLKEPQRLKKIGMGGLATSGIFLAVIMAVNIAVLGVDLTTRSQYPLLSLIQSIEVAGFLERLDVYFLFLLMIGGFIKICVFTYVAVSGTANVFNVKQPSRLAYPVGMIILLISIIIASSYTEHIYEGLGAVPNYIHLPFQVIIPLLLLIIAFFKNRKKGKQAPK; encoded by the coding sequence ATGGAAAAGGCAAAAATCAGCGCTTACCAGCTGTTCGTCCTTATTTTCCTGTTTGAAATGGGCAGCGCACTTTTGGTTCCGCTTGCAGGTGAAGCCAAGCAGGCTGCCTGGCTAGTCATCCTTATTGCGATGATAGGCGGATTTTTATTATTTTTCATTTATTATGGCCTTTTTCAATACTACCCTGATCAGCTGTTAACAGAGTTTGTAAAACAAATATTGGGGAATTTTCTAGGCAGGATCGTAGCTTTTCTATACATCCTTTATTTCATCTATCTTTCTGCAAGGGTGCTAAGGGATTTCGGAGATACACTGCTTACTTTTGCCTATCCTCATATTCCGTTATTTGTTGCGAACGCTGCATTCATTTTAGTCGTGGTGTATACGGTCCGTAAAGGGATAGAAGTATTGGCGAGGACGGGGGAACTATTCTTTGTCCTGGAGAATTTACTTTTAATGACCTTCATGCTTCTGATTATTGCTTCAGGCATGATCCATTTAAACAACTTAAAACCCATTTTTGAAATCAGCGGGACAGAGATGTTGAAAATGGGTTTCACCAAAACGGTATTCTTTCCATTTGGCGAGCTCATAGTGTTTTTAATGATTTTTCCTTATTTGAAAGAACCTCAGCGATTGAAAAAAATTGGAATGGGGGGCTTGGCGACAAGCGGCATTTTTCTCGCGGTAATAATGGCCGTGAATATTGCTGTACTAGGTGTGGACCTTACAACACGTTCGCAATACCCTCTTCTTTCCCTCATTCAGTCCATAGAGGTCGCTGGCTTTCTTGAACGTCTCGATGTGTACTTCTTGTTTTTATTGATGATTGGCGGGTTCATCAAGATATGTGTATTTACTTATGTAGCGGTATCGGGTACGGCGAATGTTTTCAATGTTAAACAGCCTTCCAGACTTGCTTACCCTGTTGGCATGATCATTTTATTGATCTCGATCATTATAGCAAGCAGCTATACGGAACATATCTATGAAGGGCTAGGTGCCGTACCAAATTACATCCATCTGCCATTTCAGGTGATCATCCCATTGCTTCTCTTGATCATTGCCTTTTTTAAGAATCGAAAAAAAGGAAAACAAGCACCAAAATAA
- a CDS encoding DEAD/DEAH box helicase encodes MDIKLNQKIIKDMCGAVSFKRGEAFHRANKVIFESYLPVGCEATVKGKEDFHVTIEVDAVGGFRTKCSCPTLASFQRDCQHIAAVLLSVYDHQRDGTIPVNADSSDASANKKLSEGLLTLFNNQPVRKSGHQRHFEKRMMLEAEFTCKPVWMGTDQYMLGLEMKIGSFNVANVRDFLKRVKEGKPAQVSLSFIYDPVLHCFQNENDNVIQELITVISDEKVYVDALTDKSEYILDNHLLLLPPSSFRRLVPILEVAPLVKLAYGGLAFNGFRLSKGPLPLQFDFTESDIKGYQLNIKRLHEMIVMNAYTLVLFEGKLVRLENEDFQRLSELKQMMEDSGMNQIPIHHDQMELFMDKVVPGLKRLGEVHIARSITELFLKTPLVAKLYLDRVKNRLLAGLEFQYGNIVINPLEKQESKVIRDVEKEAEILKLMEDSQFAKTDGGYFLHNEELEYEFLYHIVPKLQKLVQIYATTAVRNRISRGNAAPRIRVKIKKERTNWLEFKFEMDDIPDKQIREVLAALEEKRKYYRLRNGSLLSLETREYEEINRFLNALPVQDVDWESRLNMPIVKGLQLLDSVNDSQTFTMEESFRQFLDNIRNPGALEFVVPNSLDPILREYQKNGYKWMKMLAQYGFGGILADDMGLGKTLQSITFILSELPDIRKKKVPALIVCPSSLTYNWLSEFTKFAPDIQAVVVDGDKTERTKLFKEVGDVDVVITSYPLLRKDITSFGKEDFHTVFFDEAQAFKNPVTQTARAAKKIKAAHRFALTGTPIENSLEELWSLFHVVFPELFMGLKEYSNLSRKQISRRIRPFLLRRMKEDVLAELPEKIESLESMELLPDQKKLYGAYLAKLRHDTLKHLDKDTLRKNRIRILAGLTRLRQICCHPALFVDGYKGSSAKYEQLMQIVEESKHSGRRVLIFSQFTKMLQIIGRDLAMKGQPFFYLDGQTTSKDRVEICNRFNAGERDIFLISLKAGGTGLNLTGADTVILYDLWWNPAVEEQAADRAHRMGQKNEVQVIKLIARGTIEEKMNELQEKKRHLIEEIIDPGDKSHSALTEEDIREILMI; translated from the coding sequence TTGGATATCAAATTGAATCAAAAAATCATAAAAGACATGTGTGGGGCCGTCTCCTTCAAAAGAGGGGAAGCTTTTCATCGTGCCAATAAAGTGATATTTGAAAGTTACCTGCCTGTTGGATGTGAAGCAACGGTTAAAGGAAAGGAAGACTTCCATGTCACGATAGAAGTGGATGCTGTCGGGGGGTTCCGGACGAAATGCAGCTGTCCTACGCTAGCTTCCTTTCAAAGGGATTGCCAGCATATTGCAGCAGTCCTGCTGTCGGTTTACGACCATCAGCGAGATGGAACGATCCCTGTAAATGCAGACAGTTCTGATGCTTCAGCCAATAAGAAGTTGTCAGAAGGCTTGCTGACCCTTTTCAATAATCAGCCTGTACGCAAAAGCGGCCATCAGCGCCACTTTGAAAAAAGAATGATGCTTGAAGCAGAATTTACATGTAAACCAGTATGGATGGGAACGGATCAATATATGTTGGGACTGGAAATGAAAATCGGTTCTTTCAATGTGGCGAATGTCCGGGATTTCCTGAAGCGGGTTAAAGAAGGAAAGCCTGCCCAAGTGTCCCTTTCATTTATATATGACCCGGTGCTGCATTGTTTTCAGAATGAAAATGATAACGTGATTCAGGAGCTCATTACAGTGATATCGGATGAAAAAGTCTATGTTGACGCCCTGACGGATAAATCTGAATATATATTGGATAATCACTTATTACTTTTGCCTCCATCTTCTTTTCGAAGGCTTGTCCCAATCCTTGAAGTGGCGCCATTGGTGAAGCTTGCCTATGGTGGCCTTGCATTCAATGGCTTTCGTTTATCAAAAGGACCGCTTCCTTTACAGTTTGACTTTACCGAAAGCGACATCAAAGGTTATCAACTTAATATTAAAAGGCTGCATGAGATGATCGTCATGAATGCATACACATTGGTTTTATTTGAGGGGAAATTGGTTCGGCTCGAAAATGAGGATTTCCAACGCCTTTCAGAGTTAAAGCAAATGATGGAGGATTCGGGGATGAATCAAATTCCAATCCATCATGACCAGATGGAATTATTCATGGACAAAGTGGTACCAGGTTTGAAAAGACTCGGTGAAGTCCATATAGCAAGATCCATCACCGAATTGTTCTTGAAGACACCGCTGGTTGCGAAATTATACTTGGATCGCGTGAAAAACAGACTGCTTGCCGGACTGGAATTCCAATATGGAAATATCGTGATCAACCCTTTGGAAAAACAGGAATCCAAAGTTATAAGGGATGTAGAGAAGGAGGCGGAGATATTAAAGCTGATGGAGGATAGCCAGTTTGCCAAGACGGACGGCGGCTATTTCTTGCATAACGAAGAGTTGGAGTATGAGTTTTTGTACCACATCGTTCCGAAACTCCAGAAGCTTGTACAAATCTATGCCACGACTGCTGTAAGAAACCGAATTTCCCGTGGGAATGCTGCACCGCGCATTAGGGTGAAAATTAAAAAGGAACGTACTAATTGGCTCGAATTCAAATTTGAAATGGATGATATCCCAGATAAGCAAATACGTGAGGTCTTAGCAGCGCTTGAAGAAAAAAGGAAATACTATCGTTTAAGGAATGGATCGTTGCTTTCCCTTGAAACAAGGGAATACGAGGAAATCAATCGTTTTCTGAATGCACTGCCCGTACAGGATGTAGACTGGGAAAGCAGGCTGAACATGCCAATCGTAAAAGGGCTGCAGCTCCTGGATTCCGTTAATGACAGCCAGACATTCACAATGGAAGAATCCTTCCGGCAGTTTTTGGATAACATCAGGAATCCGGGAGCCTTGGAGTTCGTGGTTCCAAATAGTCTGGACCCGATCTTGCGCGAATATCAAAAAAACGGCTACAAATGGATGAAAATGCTTGCCCAATACGGTTTTGGCGGGATTCTTGCTGATGATATGGGGCTGGGTAAAACATTGCAAAGCATCACGTTCATTTTATCCGAGCTTCCTGACATCCGTAAGAAAAAGGTTCCGGCGCTTATTGTCTGCCCATCATCATTGACCTACAATTGGCTGAGTGAATTCACTAAATTCGCTCCTGATATCCAAGCAGTCGTCGTGGATGGCGACAAGACGGAAAGGACGAAGCTGTTTAAGGAAGTCGGGGACGTGGATGTAGTGATCACCTCTTATCCATTGCTCCGGAAAGACATCACGTCGTTTGGAAAAGAGGACTTCCATACGGTATTTTTCGATGAAGCACAGGCCTTTAAGAACCCAGTGACACAAACGGCACGAGCCGCCAAGAAGATAAAAGCGGCACATCGCTTCGCATTGACTGGTACGCCCATCGAGAACTCACTGGAAGAGCTCTGGTCCCTTTTCCACGTCGTATTCCCTGAACTATTCATGGGGCTAAAGGAGTACAGCAACCTCTCAAGGAAGCAGATTTCCCGCAGGATCCGTCCATTTTTGCTGCGGAGAATGAAAGAGGACGTACTGGCGGAACTGCCGGAAAAAATCGAGTCGCTGGAATCGATGGAACTGCTCCCTGATCAGAAGAAACTGTACGGCGCCTATCTGGCGAAGCTGCGGCATGATACGCTGAAACACCTGGACAAGGACACCCTCCGGAAAAATCGGATCAGGATCCTCGCGGGTTTGACCCGGCTTCGGCAAATATGCTGTCACCCCGCTTTGTTTGTGGACGGATATAAAGGCAGTTCAGCAAAATATGAGCAACTGATGCAAATTGTCGAGGAATCGAAGCATTCTGGAAGACGGGTGCTGATTTTCTCGCAATTTACAAAAATGCTTCAAATTATCGGCAGGGATTTGGCCATGAAAGGACAACCCTTTTTCTACCTGGATGGACAAACTACATCAAAGGACCGTGTGGAAATCTGCAATCGGTTTAATGCGGGAGAACGGGATATATTCCTCATTTCATTGAAAGCGGGCGGTACGGGTCTCAATCTGACGGGTGCCGATACAGTCATTCTATATGACCTTTGGTGGAATCCGGCAGTTGAAGAACAAGCTGCGGACCGTGCCCATCGAATGGGGCAGAAGAATGAGGTTCAAGTCATCAAACTTATTGCCCGCGGCACAATCGAAGAAAAAATGAATGAACTTCAAGAGAAAAAGAGACACCTTATTGAAGAAATCATCGACCCTGGCGATAAGTCTCATTCTGCCCTTACAGAAGAGGATATCAGGGAAATCCTGATGATATAA